AGGCGCTCCTTCAGCGTGCCCAGGAAGCGGGCGGCGTCCGCGCCGTCCACGATCCGGTGGTCGTAGCTGAGCGCCAGGTAGACCATCGAGCGGGGCGCGATGATCTCGCCCAGGTTCGGGTCGTTCACGATCACCGGGCGCTTGACCACCGCGCCCAGGCCGAGGATGCCGACCTGCGGCTGGTTGATGATCGGCGTGTCGAAGAGGGCGCCCCGGCTGCCGGTGTTGGTCAGCGTGAAGGTGCCGCCACCGAGCTCGTCCGGCCCGATCTTGTTGTTGCGGGTGCGCTCCGCGACGTCCGCGATCCGCTTGGCCAGGCCGCCCAGGTTCAGGTCGCCGGCGTCCTTGATGACCGGGACGACCAGGCCCTTCGGCGCGTCCACGGCGATGCCCAGGTGCTCGGCACCGTGGTAGGTGACGGTGCCGGCCTCGACGTCGATCGACGAGTTGACCACCGGGTGCTGCTGCAGCGCCTCGACGGTGGCCAGGGCGAAGAACGGCAGGAAGGTCAGCTTCACGCCGTGCTTGGCCTGGAAGTCGGCCTTCGCCTTGTTCCGCAGCGTCGCGATCTTGGTGACGTCCACCTCGACCACGGTGGTGAGCTGCGCCGAGATCTGCAGCGACTCCACCATGCGCCGGGCGATGGTGGCCCGGATCCGGGTGAGCTTCTCGGTGCGGCCGCGCAGCGGGCTGGGCTCCGGCTTGGCCTTGGCCTCGGCCGGAGCGGCGGCGGCCGGGGCGGACGCGGCCGGGGCGGCGGTCTCGGCCTTGGCCGCGGCGGCCTTCTCGGCGGCGTCGAGCACGTCCTGCTTGCGGATCCGGCCTCCGACGCCGGTCCCCGTCAGCGAGGACAGGTCGACACCCTTCTCCGCGGCCAGCTTGCGGACCAGCGGCGTCACGTAACCGGCGTCGCCGGCGCCGTTCGCCTTGACCGTCTCGGCGGCCGGCGCGGCCGGCTGCGCGGGAGCGGCCGGGGCCGGCTGCTTGGTCTCGGCGGCCGGAGCGGGGGTCGCGTAGGACTCGCCGGCCGGGGCCGACTCGGCCTTCGGCTGGGCCTGCTGCGGCGCGGGCGCCGGCTTCGACTCGACCTGCGGGGCCGGCTTGGACTCCACCTGCGGCGCCGGAGCCGGCTTCGACTCGGCCCGCGGCGCTGACGACGCCGAGCCGACGATCGCCAGCACGCCGCCGACCTCGGCGGTCTCGTCCTCCGGGACCCGGATCTCCAGCAGCGTGCCGGCCACCGGCGACGGGATCTCGGTGTCGACCTTGTCGGTGGAGACCTCGAGCAGCGGCTCGTCCAGCTCGACGGTCTCGCCGACCTGCTTGAGCCAGCGGGTGACGGTGCCCTCGGTGACGCTCTCGCCGAGCGCCGGCATCTTCACCTCGGTGCCCTCGCCGGCCTCGGCGGCCGGGGCCGCCGTCTGCGGGGCGGGGGCCTCCTCCTCGACCGGCTTCTCGGTCGACGGGGTGGTCGGGGCGGGCGGCTCGGGCTCGGCCTGCTCCTCCTGCTGCGGTGCGGGGGCGGCCGCACCGGCGTCCTCGCCCTCGCCCGCGATGACGGCCAGCTCGCTGCCGACCTCCGCGGTCTCGTCCTCGCCGACCACGATCCGCGAGAGCACGCCCGCGGCGGGCGACGGGATCTCCGTGTCGACCTTGTCGGTGGAGACCTCGAGCAGCGGCTCGTCCAGCTCGACGCGCTCGCCCTCCTGCTTGAGCCAGCGCGTGACGGTGCCCTCGGTGACGCTCTCACCCAGCCGCGGCATGGTTACCGATGTCGGCATCTTTCCCCAAACTCCTTAACGCCAATGAGGCTTGTTCACGACGGTCGAGACGTACCCACGACGCTTATCGTGAATAAGCCTCATCGAAGCGATCTGATTCAGCTGTGCGCGTGCAGGGGCTTGCCCGCGAGCGCGAGGAAAGCCTCGCCCAGCGCCTCGTTCTGCGTCGGGTGGGCGTGCACGAGCTGGGCGACCTCCTCCGGGAAGGCCTCCCAGTTGTAGATCAGCTGGGCCTCGCCGACCAGCTCGCCCATCCGGGCGCCGACCATGTGGACGCCGACCACCGGACCGTCCTCGACGCGGACCAGCTTGACGAAGCCGGCCGTCTTGAGGATCTGGCTCTTGCCGTTGCCGCCCAGGTTGTAGTTGTACGACGTGACCTTGTCAGCGCCGTACTTCTCCTTGGCCTTGGCCTCGGTCAGGCCCACCGACGCGACCTCCGGGTCGGAGTAGGTGACCCGCGGGATGCCGGCCTCGTCGATGACCGCCGGGTTCTTGCCGGCGATCTCCTCGGCCACGAAGATGCCCTGCTGGAAGCCGCGGTGCGCGAGCTGCAGGCCGGGCACGATGTCGCCGACCGCGTAGATGTTGCCGACGCCGGTGTGCAGGCGCTCGTTGGTGATCACGAAGCCGCGCTCCAGGGTGATGCCCTGCTCCTCGTAACCCAGGTTGGCGGTCGTCGGGCCGCGGCCGACGGCGACCAGCAGGACCTCGGCCTCCAGGGTCTCGCCGCCGGCGATGGTGACCTTGACGCCGTCGGCCGTCGTCTCCACCTTCTCGAACGGCTTGCCGACCTTGAAGTTGATCTTCCGCTTGCGGAAGGCGCGCTCGACGGTCTTCGAGATCTCCTCGTCCTCCGCGGCGACCAGCCGGGGGAGGGCCTCGATGATGGTCACGTCGGCGCCGAACGACTTCCACACGCTGGCGAACTCGACGCCGATCACGCCGCCGCCCAGCACGATCGCCGAGCTCGGCACCCGGTCCAGCTTCAGCGCGTGCTCGCTGGCGATCACCTTCTGCCCGTCGATCTCCAGGCCGGGCAGGGTCCGCGAGTACGAGCCGGTGGCCAGGATGACGTTGCGCCCGGTGTAGCGCCGGCCGTCCACCTCGACGGTGTCCTTGCCGACCAGCTT
This window of the Actinoplanes oblitus genome carries:
- the sucB gene encoding 2-oxoglutarate dehydrogenase, E2 component, dihydrolipoamide succinyltransferase, encoding MPTSVTMPRLGESVTEGTVTRWLKQEGERVELDEPLLEVSTDKVDTEIPSPAAGVLSRIVVGEDETAEVGSELAVIAGEGEDAGAAAPAPQQEEQAEPEPPAPTTPSTEKPVEEEAPAPQTAAPAAEAGEGTEVKMPALGESVTEGTVTRWLKQVGETVELDEPLLEVSTDKVDTEIPSPVAGTLLEIRVPEDETAEVGGVLAIVGSASSAPRAESKPAPAPQVESKPAPQVESKPAPAPQQAQPKAESAPAGESYATPAPAAETKQPAPAAPAQPAAPAAETVKANGAGDAGYVTPLVRKLAAEKGVDLSSLTGTGVGGRIRKQDVLDAAEKAAAAKAETAAPAASAPAAAAPAEAKAKPEPSPLRGRTEKLTRIRATIARRMVESLQISAQLTTVVEVDVTKIATLRNKAKADFQAKHGVKLTFLPFFALATVEALQQHPVVNSSIDVEAGTVTYHGAEHLGIAVDAPKGLVVPVIKDAGDLNLGGLAKRIADVAERTRNNKIGPDELGGGTFTLTNTGSRGALFDTPIINQPQVGILGLGAVVKRPVIVNDPNLGEIIAPRSMVYLALSYDHRIVDGADAARFLGTLKERLEGGHFEADLGL
- the lpdA gene encoding dihydrolipoyl dehydrogenase, producing MSQPNGGTFDIVILGAGSGGYAAALRAAELNLSVALIDKAEVGGTCLHRGCIPTKALLHAAEIADQTRESEQFGVKADLVGIDMAGVNAYKDGVVGRLYKGLQGLLGHNKNITLVQGAGKLVGKDTVEVDGRRYTGRNVILATGSYSRTLPGLEIDGQKVIASEHALKLDRVPSSAIVLGGGVIGVEFASVWKSFGADVTIIEALPRLVAAEDEEISKTVERAFRKRKINFKVGKPFEKVETTADGVKVTIAGGETLEAEVLLVAVGRGPTTANLGYEEQGITLERGFVITNERLHTGVGNIYAVGDIVPGLQLAHRGFQQGIFVAEEIAGKNPAVIDEAGIPRVTYSDPEVASVGLTEAKAKEKYGADKVTSYNYNLGGNGKSQILKTAGFVKLVRVEDGPVVGVHMVGARMGELVGEAQLIYNWEAFPEEVAQLVHAHPTQNEALGEAFLALAGKPLHAHS